From the Notolabrus celidotus isolate fNotCel1 chromosome 12, fNotCel1.pri, whole genome shotgun sequence genome, one window contains:
- the LOC117822750 gene encoding melanocortin-2 receptor accessory protein 2A-like isoform X1, whose protein sequence is MQKMSHADGPNGTGPPPPPDYEWRYEYYDEEELVSFEGLKVHRYSIAIGFWVGLAVFVIFMFFLLTLLIKTGAPQPEGQLCEKPPRVIGYVDATLNVSPPSNPPGADSSCCLLCCCDSEMDAQGSSADQLTAVGGVSEGVEMGERVCALLLQELKVTERENDTLAHFDVPNCVNAEAVEENELLLEEPELSIILEGRDQS, encoded by the exons atgcagaaa atgTCGCACGCTGACGGTCCAAACGGCACCGGTCCGCCTCCACCCCCGGACTATGAATGGAGGTATGAGTACTACGATGAAGAGGAGCTGGTGTCTTTCGAAGGTCTGAAGGTGCATCGCT ACTCCATCGCGATCGGCTTCTGGGTCGGCCTGGCCGTCTTCGTCATCTTCATGTTTTTCCTGCTCACACTTCTGATCAAGACCGGAGCTCCTCAGCCCGA AGGTCAGCTCTGTGAGAAACCACCTCGTGTGATTGGCTACGTGGACGCCACCCTCAATGTTTCCCCTCCCTCCAACCCTCCAGGTGCAGACTCGTCTTgctgcctcctctgctgctgtgactcaGAGATGGATGCTCAGGGGagctctgcagaccagctgaccGCAGTGGGAGGAGTATCAGAAGGCGTGGAGATGGGGGAGAGAGTCTGcgctctcctcctgcaggaactGAAAGTGACCGAGAGAGAAAATGACACGCTTGCTCATTTTGATGTCCCCAACTGTGTGAACGCTGAAGCTGTGGAGGAGAACGAGCTGCTGCTGGAAGAgccagagctgtcaatcatcctGGAGGGGCGGGATCAGAGCTGA
- the LOC117822750 gene encoding melanocortin-2 receptor accessory protein 2A-like isoform X3, protein MEEDSIAIGFWVGLAVFVIFMFFLLTLLIKTGAPQPEGQLCEKPPRVIGYVDATLNVSPPSNPPGADSSCCLLCCCDSEMDAQGSSADQLTAVGGVSEGVEMGERVCALLLQELKVTERENDTLAHFDVPNCVNAEAVEENELLLEEPELSIILEGRDQS, encoded by the exons ATGGAAGAGG ACTCCATCGCGATCGGCTTCTGGGTCGGCCTGGCCGTCTTCGTCATCTTCATGTTTTTCCTGCTCACACTTCTGATCAAGACCGGAGCTCCTCAGCCCGA AGGTCAGCTCTGTGAGAAACCACCTCGTGTGATTGGCTACGTGGACGCCACCCTCAATGTTTCCCCTCCCTCCAACCCTCCAGGTGCAGACTCGTCTTgctgcctcctctgctgctgtgactcaGAGATGGATGCTCAGGGGagctctgcagaccagctgaccGCAGTGGGAGGAGTATCAGAAGGCGTGGAGATGGGGGAGAGAGTCTGcgctctcctcctgcaggaactGAAAGTGACCGAGAGAGAAAATGACACGCTTGCTCATTTTGATGTCCCCAACTGTGTGAACGCTGAAGCTGTGGAGGAGAACGAGCTGCTGCTGGAAGAgccagagctgtcaatcatcctGGAGGGGCGGGATCAGAGCTGA
- the LOC117822750 gene encoding melanocortin-2 receptor accessory protein 2A-like isoform X2 — protein MSHADGPNGTGPPPPPDYEWRYEYYDEEELVSFEGLKVHRYSIAIGFWVGLAVFVIFMFFLLTLLIKTGAPQPEGQLCEKPPRVIGYVDATLNVSPPSNPPGADSSCCLLCCCDSEMDAQGSSADQLTAVGGVSEGVEMGERVCALLLQELKVTERENDTLAHFDVPNCVNAEAVEENELLLEEPELSIILEGRDQS, from the exons atgTCGCACGCTGACGGTCCAAACGGCACCGGTCCGCCTCCACCCCCGGACTATGAATGGAGGTATGAGTACTACGATGAAGAGGAGCTGGTGTCTTTCGAAGGTCTGAAGGTGCATCGCT ACTCCATCGCGATCGGCTTCTGGGTCGGCCTGGCCGTCTTCGTCATCTTCATGTTTTTCCTGCTCACACTTCTGATCAAGACCGGAGCTCCTCAGCCCGA AGGTCAGCTCTGTGAGAAACCACCTCGTGTGATTGGCTACGTGGACGCCACCCTCAATGTTTCCCCTCCCTCCAACCCTCCAGGTGCAGACTCGTCTTgctgcctcctctgctgctgtgactcaGAGATGGATGCTCAGGGGagctctgcagaccagctgaccGCAGTGGGAGGAGTATCAGAAGGCGTGGAGATGGGGGAGAGAGTCTGcgctctcctcctgcaggaactGAAAGTGACCGAGAGAGAAAATGACACGCTTGCTCATTTTGATGTCCCCAACTGTGTGAACGCTGAAGCTGTGGAGGAGAACGAGCTGCTGCTGGAAGAgccagagctgtcaatcatcctGGAGGGGCGGGATCAGAGCTGA
- the LOC117823017 gene encoding cytochrome b5 reductase 4: MLNIPTQAFPAAGSQQRVAPSGQSGRNKVALKPGHSLMDWIRFAKSGKDLTGLRGRLIEVTQEELLKHNTREDCWTCIRGMVYNVTPYMDYHPGGEEELMKAAGIDGTELFDQVHRWVNYESMLKECLVGRMAVKIPASMKAPPPPTSLAPPASLAPPPDKDSRPRYDWFQTDATVHLVIYAKRKIPSSGCMLADLDGGVLRLEVLIAKMSYMIHLRLADEVEGNISVHTSYSVGKIQITIRKQAKGKWTSLGQALEFHNTFLRKKDRALFYRDCMLVSKTEVNHNTYVFRLQHPRGTVRHVPVGQHVYLKANIQDAEVVRAYTPVDQSLTPSSNNSSPDSDLYLMIKVYPDGALTPHLNTLQTGDHISVSGPEGAFSLRPLRDVTHLYLLAAGTGFTPMARLIWVVLQEFDSIRQTKLLFFNRREEDVLWRSELDELAAQDERFQVEYVLSEPSESWTGRRGRVDESMLTDVLSRPDGSKCYVCVCGPSAFTELTIGLLKQQGFSDEELHAFQG; the protein is encoded by the exons ATGTTGAACATACCGACACAGGCGTTCCCGGCTGCGGGCTCCCAGCAGCGGGTCGCTCCGTCCGGACAGTCCGGGAGGAACAAG GTGGCCTTAAAGCCAGGTCACAGTCTCATGGACTGGATCCGCTTCGCCAAGAGTGGAAAGGACCTGACCGGGCTCAGAGGGCGCTTGATTGAAGTGAcccaggaggagctgctgaaacacaacacaagagaGGACTGCTGGACCTGCATACGAG gaATGGTCTACAATGTGACGCCTTACATGGACTATCACCCTGgtggagaggaggagctgaTGAAGGCTGCAGGGATAGACGGCACTGAGTTATTTGACCAg GTCCATCGCTGGGTGAACTATGAGTCCATGTTGAAAGAGTGCCTGGTCGGTAGGATGGCTGTCAAAATCCCTGCATCTATgaaag ctcctccacctcctaCAAGCCTCGCCCCTCCTGCCTCATTGGCTCCTCCCCCTGATAAAGACTCCCGACCTCG GTACGACTGGTTCCAAACTGATGCCACGGTTCATCTGGTGATTTATGCTAAAAGAAAG ATCCCCAGCTCTGGCTGCATGCTGGCCGACCTTGATGGGGGAGTTCTTCGACTCGAAGTGCTGATTGCGAAAATGTCGTACATGATACATCTAC GTCTCGCTGATGAAGTGGAGGGAAACATTTCTG TCCACACGTCGTATTCTGTGGGAAAAATCCAGATCACCATACGCAAACAGGCGAAGGGAAAATGGACGAGTTTAGGACAAGCCCTGGAGTTTCACAACACATTTCTACGGAAGAAAGACCGAG CCCTCTTCTACCGAGACTGTATGTTAGTTTCTAAGACTGAGGTGAACCACAACACGTACGTGTTCAGACTCCAGCATCCCCGAGGGACAGTCAGGCATGTGCCAGTTGGACAACACGTCTACCTCAAAGCAAACATTCAAG ACGCCGAGGTGGTGAGGGCGTACACTCCAGTGGATCAGAGCCTGACGCCATCCTCCAACAACTCCTCACCGGACTCAGACCTCTACCTCATGATCAAGGTTTACCCTGATGGGGCTTTGACCCCCCATCTCAACACCCTGCAGACCG GAGACCACATATCTGTAAGTGGTCCAGAGGGAGCCTTCAGTCTCCGCCCCCTTCGTGATGTCACACACCTTTACCTATTGGCAGCTGGCACAGGGTTCACGCCCATGGCTCGTCTCATCTGGGTGGTGCTGCAGGAGTTTGACTCAATCAG ACAAACCAAGCTGCTCTTTTTTAACCGGAGAGAGGAGGACGTCCTGTGGCGCAGTGAGCTGGATGAACTTGCTGCTCAGGATGAGAG gtttCAGGTGGAGTACGTCCTCTCTGAGCCCTCTGAGAGCTGGACCGGCAGGAGAGGCCGTGTGGATGAGTCAATGCTGACGGACGTCCTCAGCAGACCGGACGGCTCTAAAtgctacgtgtgtgtgtgcggcccCTCTGCCTTCACAGAGCTCACGATAGG ATTGTTGAAGCAGCAGGGCTTCAGTGACGAGGAGCTCCACGCTTTCCAGGGCTGA